Below is a window of Thermoproteota archaeon DNA.
CATTTTGAACAAACATTCATGAAAATAGCACACAATGATAAAATTTGTAACGCTTGCTCATGGTGGGAACCAAATTATAGCCATATCCCGTTTACCGGTTCCCACTAATTCTTTTAACAAAAATTATTCTTTTTCTCTGATCATTTTAAAACAGTTAATTGCATCCTCTGGTGAATGATCCTCCTTTGGACGTTTACATATGGGACAATTTGGATCACTACGATCAACCTTTGAACCCATGTGATTACTTGCAAAATTCTTAATTTAGCAATTTCCTTCAAAAATCATCTTATACACGAACAGTGATGAATTTGTGTGCATTTATCCTCCAACGCATATTCTCAACTAAGACCTGATCTAAAAATTTGTAAAATCCTCAATGGAATGTGGCAAGTTTCGGGGAGTCATGGATTCATTGATTTTAATTCTGCCATAGAGGACATGTTATCATATCACGAGTCTGGGTTTACTACATGGGATCTTGCGGATATCTATGGACCAGCAGAGGATTTTATTGGAGAATTTTTCCGTAGACTGGATTTAGATTCAAACTCTGTAAAACCTCAAGCATTTACAAAATTTGTACCCTCACCTGGACAAATGTCAAAACAACTTGTGCAGCAAGCAATTGATGTATCAAGAAGAAGAATGGGCGTAGAATCAATTGATTTAATTCAATTTCATTGGTGGGATTACAGCTTTAATGCATATCATGATGCGTTAATTCATTTACAATCTCTTAAGGATGATGGAAAGATACAGAATATTGGCCTGACAAATTTTGATACAGAACACATGGAGATAATTACTGATTGGGATATAGAACTAGTATCAAATCAAGTTCAGTATTCTATAATTGATCAAAGACCATCTATAAAGATGGAAAAATTCTGTTTGGAAAATAACATTGGTTTGTTGACATACGGAACTCTTCTAGGCGGACTATTATCTGAAAAATATCTGGGAGTAGATGAGCCTTCTCCAGATCAATTAGATACTGCATCACTTCAAAAATACAAACACATGATTGATGCGTGGGGAGAATGGGACCTGTTCCAAGAACTTCTTCAGACTTGTGATCGTATTGCTAAAAA
It encodes the following:
- a CDS encoding aldo/keto reductase; translation: MHLSSNAYSQLRPDLKICKILNGMWQVSGSHGFIDFNSAIEDMLSYHESGFTTWDLADIYGPAEDFIGEFFRRLDLDSNSVKPQAFTKFVPSPGQMSKQLVQQAIDVSRRRMGVESIDLIQFHWWDYSFNAYHDALIHLQSLKDDGKIQNIGLTNFDTEHMEIITDWDIELVSNQVQYSIIDQRPSIKMEKFCLENNIGLLTYGTLLGGLLSEKYLGVDEPSPDQLDTASLQKYKHMIDAWGEWDLFQELLQTCDRIAKKHNVSIANVATRFVLDKPAVSGVIIGARLGVTNHMEDNSRVFDFSLDSDDYEKISLVTDKSSDLFSLIGDCGSEYRR